The window TTTCAGAACACTAAAGTGTTTGCTGCGGGCTTCCAGGTAACCACTCACCAGCTTATCGGTACGTTCCAGTGGCAGCGGCGAGGTGCCGGCCAGCTTAAAAGTTTCCAGCGTGCGGGCCATTTCTTCCAGCCAGTGTACCACCGCATATTTATACTTGGATTCGGTAAGGCTGCTTACCATGCCGGTAGGGCCGGTAAACCGGAAGATCAGCACAACCAGCCCCACCAGCAGCACACTGAACATGATAAAAAACGGGTGATAGAGCGATAACAGGACTAGTCCGAATATCGCCTGCAGGGCGGCACTGGAGAAATCCAGCAGAATCTTGGAAAGCCCTTTCTGTACCGACAGGGTATCGAAGAAGCGGTTAATCAGCTCCGGCACGTAGTACGACCGCTGGGTATCGCCCTTCAGGCGGGGTATGCGGTAGGCAAACTCAAAAGCAGTTCGGGTAAACACCTTCTGCTGCAACAGTTCTGACACTGTTAGCTGAAGTACCTGCAACAGCCCCACCAGTCCCATGCCCAGCATTACCAGCAATACCAGTACGGCCAGTGAGGTAGACACCCTGCCACTGCCCAGCAGGTTTATGATTGCCTGTATCCCCAGGGGCAGGGATAAGCTAACCAGGCCACCAACAACTGCATATAGATAAATATGCCCGATCAGCTTACGGTCTACCTTAAGCAGCCGGAAGAAACGGGTTAGAGGAGGTATTGAAGTAGTTCCGATTTGAGCCATATGATTAAGTATCGTGCTGCAAATATATACTAACTAGCAGATATGATAGTAATACTATCAAATATTAATTATTGTTCCCGAAAACCAGATTCAGGATCCATAAATTTTTGTACTCATCTACTGACATGATTGTAGTAGCCATAAAGATGGATTTTACTGCGATTACTTTGCTGGGTGTGGGGCACATCTTCTTGATATTCTTGTTATTACAGGCAATTTCAGTGCGCGTACTTTTTGTTCTTTTTTTACCTTTTTTCGTACCGCCGATATGGCTAAAATTGTAAAGTGGCCGGGCAATAAAGAAAGCACCTCACTGGGAGCTGTTGCCGGCACCGCGGATTTTATAGGGAGTATCAAGTTGCAAGGCCCCCTTCCACCCACAGATGATTAACCCGGATTACGGGCTTCAATAATAGTTAGTAAGTGAAATTGGTTGATTGTTAGGTAAAACGCAGGCACTGCTAGGCCTGCGTTTTCTTTTTTTATACTCAGCCGTGGGCTTAGGCTGAACTGTGAAACTCAGCGCAGGAGTTGCCACTGCATTGGCAGTCAGTCCCTGTTCAGCAGCCGCTAGAGCAATTTATTGAAGCCGTTCCTTCGGATTTAAGGCTGATTTGCCTCCTGTGGCTATAGTATTGCGGCTCAATCCGCTCAGGTAGAGGTCCAGGCTCCATGCAAACATTACTCCTGCAGTATACCTCAGCAGATCTATCCACAGAAATCCTTTGCCTAATACCAGGGCACCCAGCGTACTCGCTCTTACGGCATCGATCCATTCGGCCCTATATAGCTGGCTGAATTCAATTAAAAACGAAAAGCTCAGGCTTAACAGGGCAGAAAACAAAAGCGATTTGAAGGGCCACAAGGTTCTGAAACCAAAATAAACCATTGCTGCCCATAAGGCATCACCAAAATGATGGGAAACAAAGTAGGGCAGGGCATCAGAAAATATCCTGGTGCTTAATCCAAGGCCAATCATGATGATGATGGCCATCAGATATATTAACCGCTTTTTCAGATCCATACAGCTTTTTTAACAAGAGCTGAAGCTAAGCAATAATATTTTAAGTGGCGGATTACCAGTGCATGAATGTAAGCTTACTATGGAAATTGATACTTTCCTGGTGCGGTTTAATAGTTTTCAGTGGTATTCTAAAGGTGCATCGCTGGAATATATATTTACGACCGAACCCGAGGTGAGGTAAAAACCAACATGCTGTGCTGCATTGGGCGGTATGTGGCCACGTAGCTGCTGTTTATCATTGGCAACCCTAAAGTAGATGGTGTCTTTTAATTCAGCTTTTGGAATTGAGAACTGGTCGGTGATCCGCTGGTCATTCCTGGTGGTCAGCACCTTTTCATAGATCTTCTCTCTTCCATGATAAAGGGTAACGGTATCCTGATAAAATCCAGCCTGAAAATCTATATGCAGCGATTCGGGTGCTGAAACTGCCTCCTCATTTCCATCATTATCATCATCGCCTGGTGCAGAACAGGCTGTAAAAAGTAGGAGGAACAGCAGGAAGGAAGTCCATTTCATAACTATATATTCGTGTGTGCTCACTTTAATAAATAATAACATTCGGTAAGAGTTTAAAAAATAATCTCTGCTGTATCATGATTTTAACGGTGGCACATCCCTCTGTAGGTGCAGTACTCGCATTTACGGAGGTTGTCGGTTTGTGTAAAAGGTAACGCTGGATCAAAAATCTCTTCCAGCAGTTTCACCAGCTGTACTTGGTACGCTTCTTCATAAGGCCTGATATCGCGTACCGGCTGGTAGCCGCGCTCGCCCTTAATCTGCAGCAGCACATCGAAACCGGCAGAAAAAAGCTCGCGGCTGTTGTACAGGCCTGGTATGATCCGGCCTTCTTCCTGTGGGTTAACATTGAGGTACAACAGGCTGTAAAGCATAGTCTGCATGGCAGCTTTATTGCGCCTGTCATTCTCCCGGTCAAAGAGTGATTCCAGGCTTTCAAAGCGCTTTTCGTCCTGGCCGGTCTTGTAATCAAGTATCCTTACTTTATCGTCTTTGCGGTCAATACGGTCTATAATGCCCTTCATGCCTACATACTGGCGGCTGCCGTTTACAGCAATGGGTACTTCCATGCGGTAGCGGTTTGTTTCACGGCCCTCACCCCTGAAACGGCTTTCGCTCTCCAGCGCAACAATTTCGAATGGCGCATACTCTTCGTCGCATTTTAAAATGGCCCTGCCCAGCTTTTCCACAATGCCCCTGATGATGAGGTTGCGGCCCTCCAGCTGCAGGGGCAGCGCCAGCCCGTAATGCTCGGCAAAGGCGCGGTCTACTACCTCCGGCAGTTTTTTATGCAGCATTACCAGGTCCCGGACCTCCATCAGGGAATTTCCTCCTTTGGCAGTAATATGGTCTTTGTAGAGCAGCTCCATGGCGCGGTGCACCAGGTTGCCGAAAACGGCAGGGTCTACCTCTTCCTGTACCTCATCGGGCTCCTGTATGTTGGCCACATATTTAAAATAAAAGCGCAGGGAGCAGTCCAGGTAAGTATTAAGGGCGGAGGGCGTAAAGCGACGCTCCGGGGCCTCACCGAAAGCAGCCAGGTGCTGCTGTAAAATCTCCCGCACGCCATCGGTTTTCGGAATCTCCAGTGGCAGGGCTTTGGCCAGCTGCAGCGGGTGGGTAAGCACCTGCTGTACTACCTTCAGCCCCGATTCATAAAGCAGCTGGTAGAGCAGGCGGCTGCGCTCGCCTTTTAAGCCATAGGCGCTGCTGGTGTTGTAAAAGATGTGCACATGCTTTGCCCGCTGAATCATGCGGTAAAAGTAGTAGGCGTAGAGGGCATCTTCCTGATCGAAGGTTGGAAGACCGTAGCCACGCCGAAGGTTATAGGGTATAAAGGAGCCGTGGGAGGGGGCAGGAGGAAAGCTGCCCTCGTTCATGCTTAGGATAAAGAGATTATCAAAATCGAGCTGGCGGGTTTCCAGCACGCCCATGATCTGCAGCCCGCTAAGGGGCTCGCCGGTAAACGGAAGGCGCTGTTCCTGCACTATCTGCCGCAGCAGCTTCAGGAAAACTGGCATTTGCAGGTCGAGCCGCTGCTGCTGTACCAGCTCGCGCAGGCGCTTCAGGTGGGTAAAAAACTGGTAGATGTACTCCTGTTCCAGGGTGGGAAATTCGTAGTTTTCCTCGTTGATGCTTTCGTTGATTAATTCCAGCACCTGCAGCAGGTAATCGAACATAGGCTGTATACCACTGATATTCCTGAAAAGCGCAGCATAGAGAGCTTCGTTGCCCTCCTCAAGCGTTGAAGGCTTCAGATACACTTTATTTTTAGCCTCAATTTTCTGAATGTTTTTGCGGGCCAGTTCGGTGTTGTAGTAGTACAGGTAGGGGTGCCGCAGCAGGGCCAGTACGGTTCTGTAATGGAATACCACGCTTTTACCTTCTCCACTCGAAGCAGCCTGAAGCTCTACCATGAGTTCAATAAGGCTATAGAGGGGGGTGCTGCGCAGGGGGTAACCCATGGTAACGTTTATGTTATCAATGGGATGCCTGCTGCCCCGGCAATCTTGATAAGACTCGGGTATGGAATGCAGTACCGGGAAAAGCATGTATTCGTTAGGCAGTACAATAGCCGTTTTTTGTAGCTCAATACCCTGCTGCCCCTGCAGGCAGTGCAGTAATTTTTCGCCCATGGCCTTGGCCTGCCCCACCTCCAGGGGTACGCCAATCAGCTCTATGCTTTTGTTGTTGTATTTTAAATGACTGGGGTGCTCCTCTGGAAAGCTGGCGCCAAAGGTGCTGCTTCGGGCCCATTTCCGTAAATAGGTGCCTGCTTCCTGCCGCTCATCGAGCATATAATAGGCATCGGTATCCCAGTAAATGCTGGCGTTTTCGTGCTTTACAAAGTAGGCCAGTATTTTTTCTTCTGCGGGGTTAAGCGCATTGAAGCCGGCAAAAACAATTTGCTGAAAGGGGTGGTCGAGGGTATGAGCCGCTGCTGCCTCGGCTACTTCGCGGTACAGCATGCCATCGTAGCCAATGCCGGTAGTCTGCAGGCGTTGCCGGTACTGCTCGTATACTTTTGGCAGAATATCCCAAACGGCAATAAATTCCTGCTGCTGCCGGCTGCGGCTGGTGCCAAAGCTTTGCCAGAATTCCTGAACAACCTGTATTTGTTCGGGGCTAAGGAAATCGAGCGCATCGCCCATTTCATTAATTTCCGAAATGTTGGTGAAAAGCAGTCGGGCATCAACCAGGTGTTTGTCTACGGCATCAAAATCATTCAGGAGCATCTCCCCCCAGAAGAAGAATTTGTCGAAACTCTCCTCGGTAAGTACCAGGCGTTTGTAGATCTCAAAAAGTTCAAAAACCAGCAGCAGGGTGTCTGCTTTTTTCTGAGTGCTAAGGCTTTGGACAAACTCCTCCAGGGTAAGCACCGCCGGCGACCATACAGGCTTATCGAGCTGCCGGGCCAGGTATTGCTGAAAAAACAAGCCTGCCCTTCTGTTGGGAAAAACCAGCGTAAGCTCATCCATGTTAGCGGCGTGGTTTTTAAGAATATCGGCAGCAAGTTCTTCCAGAAAGGTTTGCATAGAGGGTAGTGGATGTTTGTGATTGAACCATTACAAATTACAGCCTATTTGCTGTATGGTACAAGGTGCTCTGTATAATTCGGCGGATTTTTGGCCCTGAAATAGTACTGCCCCTTAAATAGTACTGCTGCTGATCTGGTGCCGTTTGAGAGGGCGAACTGGTATGAGAAAGATCATATATGCAACAGACATATATCATACCCCTCAAGAATCATCTTTACTACTTTTATACTAACAGATTGCAGCTTACCACACCCGGGTCTTTAGATGCAGATTTGTAGGCAGAAGCTGTGTATGTTGAAACATAAAGGTATAGCGATGAAATCTCTTAAATTATTTATTGTACTACTGCTGATTCCGCTACAGGCTGTATTTGCAGATTATGGTAAAGAATGGCTGGTTACTGATAAAAGTCAATTAACGATATCCGGCAGTTCGAATGTAAACGAGTTTCAGTGCATGAGCCTGTATTATGCAGGAGGCAATACCCTCTACGAAACCTGGGATGTGGTTAGTAAAAAACCTGTTATTAGCGGCCTTGTCTCTTTGAAGGCCACTTCTTTTGACTGCAACAATAAAATCATGACGCAGGACATGCAAAAGACTATCAGGGCAGATAAGTACCCTCAGGTGAAAGTGCATTTCCTGTCGCTGGAACGTACCCCGTCCAAAGATAAGTATCAAAAAGTAAAAGGGGTTGTGGAAATTTGCCTGGCTGGTGTAAGCAGGCAGTATGAGATCAGCGCCACTTTTGAAGAGCTGGGTAAAAATAAAGCCCTGCTGGCTGGCAGCCTGGAGTTTAACCTTACTGATTTCAATATTGAACCACCCACCAAGATGATGGGTGCCATTAAGGTAAAAGACTGTTTTACAATAGATTATAACTTAGAGCTTAAAAGCATAGATACTACCCTTCAGTAGCAGTGAATAGCAGCGAGTCAGCCTGCTGATAATTTGAGCCTCAATATATCTTCACAAAAGAAGCCTCTGCCCATATTAATTTTTTACAGGGAGAGGCTTCTCTTTTTTTCAAACGAAATGCTTATCAGCAGCTAGCGCCTAAATACATTCCTTGATCTCAGTGCAGGCGGGAAGCAGTAAGAGGTGCTTTAGAATGCCGGACATTACTGTGTATTACTGACAGATTCCCGCCTGTGGGGGAATAACGAACGTTTTGGTGCATTTACAGGCTAGCTTTTAATCAGTATTAATTTTGAAAATGGTGGCAATGCCTATTCTGGGAGCTACCTCTACAAACTCTGCGTTCCTGAAAGAGGCTGCTACTTCAAGCCTGAAAATTCTCAGTATATTGTCGATGGAATAGCCTAACTCATAGTAGTGAGGAGAGTGGACGGTTTTCAGGTAATTGACAAAGATGTTTTCCTTCAGGCCAGACATGCGCAGCATAGGCAATTGGGTGAGCAGGAACTTACGGAACTGGTAATGGGTGTGTCCTGCAAAGTAGCTGCCGTTTGTGCTGTAATCATAATAATCGAGGAGCCTGTAGCCGCCTGCCGGCCGCAGGGTGCTAAGGATGGTTCTGTTGCCATCGAAATGCTCATAATCCATAAAATACATCCTGTTGTTGTTCAGGAATGTACCGGCACGCAGCTCAAACTCCAGCCTGCCGCTAACGCCAAACGTAAAGCCGTGGTTAATACCCAGCTGCAGCTGGTCGTAATCCACATCGCTGCCTAACACTTTGGCAATGCCTTTTCGGTAAGAAAGAATCAGCTCCGGGGCCTTGTGCAGGTTTGCATACTTTTTGCCATTATAGATTCTGTAGGTTAATCCCGGCCTGTACCTAACTTCTGTATTGAAAATCAAGGCTTCGTGCTCCGGGAAACCGGTATTTTCGAGCTCTATGTTTTGGGGGCGGTTGTAGGAGTAGGTTCTTGATTCGCCATTGTAGAAGCTGTAACTGCTCTGATCAAACAGCTCATTTCTTTGTGCCCACTCCAGGCTGGTGGCAATGGTAAAGGCCCTTAAATGGCTGTACTGGTAACCAATCTTTCCATAGTTCTTTTCATAGATTTTCATGTAATTCTGCCTTAACGCAAGGGAATACAGGGTATTGATCAGCGGGTGGATTGGCTCCTCTTCATTGAACTGCGAAACAAAGCTTCCCCCTTCCACATAGAACCTGTTTCGCTTGCCTTTATTGTTAGTAGCATAGCTTAGGTGGCCCTTTCCATAAAAATCTTTACTGGAGAATCCATAGCGCAGCGTAGGGTTAAACTCAATTCTTTTTCTTAAGCTGTCGTAGCGGTGAATAAGTTTGCCGCTCACATTTACATTAAAGCCCTCTACCGTATTGTAATAGGTTTGGGCAATAGTTGGATCAATGGCCAAGGTAGTTCGGGGAGAAAGATCAAACCTGCCGCCAAGGAGTATAACCTGCGGTTTCAAGCGCTGTTTCTTAATTACATTGGCAGTATCTTTTCCGGTTAGCTTAGCCTGCTGCACCATGGCCAAAGAGTCATCCCGCTTGTAGCCTTGAATTTCTTTTTCGGTAAGGGGCACCGGTCTGATTTCAGCCCAGTAGGCTGCATCGCGTTTTCTGGCAAGGCTGTCTATTTCATGTTTTCTTTCGCTTACTACTTCCGGGTTATTTTGTTCCTTCAGGGCTTCTTTCTCATACTGATTGATCATTTTCCTGAACTGCTTCTTCGTCATCTGGTCCTCGTTTGCTAGGGCTTCTACGATACCATCTTTGCCTGAGGGTTTGGCAATTTTAAGGTCGGCAGGAACTTCTTCGATTTTCTCGTCTATGATTTCAGTTTCGGCCAGCAGGTCCTGGTTTAACTCCACCTGGTATTCGCTGCAGGAGGCCAGGTAATGAACCTCCCCGGCAAAACCCAGTGCTTTTCCCCAGATTTTATACTGGTGTGTAACAGGCATCCATACCTTTGGAGCCACTTCGGCATAATTCTGCTTTGCATTTATTTTAAAGCCCTGTATGCTGGTGGTCAGGTTAAGACTGTGAATGGCCCACAGATCGTCTATGATGTAAATATGTCCCTCAAAAACCTGCTCGCCTTTTGATCTTGGTATAACACGAATTTTATTTATTTCCAGGTCGCCCTCCCTGAAGCTGCCCTCAAAGCGGAATTTGTAATAGGCAAAGGCTGCGCCTGAAAGTGGAGAGATGGCAGAGGCTATGTTATCCTGGTAAAAGCTCTGGTTGATGTAGGGGCTTGGAGAGGCGCCACTGTTTTCTCCTGAGCTGCGGATTGAAATTACCTTTTCTTCAATCTTATCAGGCTGCTCAAATTTTATGATACTCACAGACTCCATGGTGTAGGCCTCATCCAGCAGTACCCCTTCTTCTTTTAATTTCTTTTTGAGGAAGAAGGGCACACTGGTTACCTGGCCGGTTCCTTTCATGTACACCTTGGTCTGGTAGCTGTCGTATTGCAGGCGGTGAAACTTGCGTTTGGAAATTGCCTTACGCATGATTGTAAGGGCGGGATCTTCTTCCCTGCGTTTGATTTCTACGGTATTCAGTACCTCCACCTGCTCTTTTAGCTCAAAATCTTTTTCCAGCCAGTCCTCGCCAATCTCCAGCTGATGTTGCTGCATGTGGTAGCCCAGGTACTGTATTCTGATGTTATAGGTGCCGGGAGAAAGCTTGATCTCGAAGTTGCCCTTTATATTAGTGGATGATCCGTTCTTCAGCTCCATTACATAAATGGAGGCATAGGGCAGAGGCTCTCCGCCGGCAGCTTTTACAGTACCCCTGATGCCCTGGGCATGCAAACCTGATATAAAAATAAAGGGGATCAGTAAAAATAAGTAAAGGCTTTTCATCAGCGGAGAAAGAGTTAAACCTGAGTGTTGTTCTGACTAAATGATATGCAGGGCAGAACCCTGCAGGACATAACTTATTATAATGATACTAAATTGGATGTAATGGTTGCGTTGCGGCTAAACCTTCTTTAGTTTCTTTTATATAAGAGGCTGCTTTTGCTTCTGAACGGATTTAGAGAAATAGTCTAAATACTGGAGCATCAGGTGCTTGCACAGTAAAACAACGGCATTTGCCAAAGCTAAAGTATACACAGGTGTATTATCGCTGTGCTTTGTTAACGAAACGGATACCTGATAAAGCTCACCTGGCCCATATTATTCTTTTCATATACGGCCAGGCAGTATTGCTGGTATGGTTCTGCCACAGCTTCTCCATCCGGGCTTAACTGCTCAGGCACCGGCGCATTATTCATAAAAAAATAAACTTTGGTAGTGCCATACTTGGTGTAGGGCATAAAATCTCCATACTGCTTCATCTGCTGCCAGAGGGTGTCATTCAGGCTCACGGCATAGAGCCGCCTGATGGGGCCAGTGTTGTTTTCATTCCTGTACAGGGCAACTTCTCTGAAGCCACCTTCCAGGTCCTGTACTCCGGGCTGCGACAGGGAACTCCACATGATGAGCACAAGGGTGCCAATTACCAGGATCAGGAAGAGTAAGGAATAATTTATTTTTCGGGGCATAGAGCGTATTAAATTTGCTGCAGAGCAAAAATAGCTAAAATGCCAGACCCAGCTGGCTGGTACCGTTAATACTTACGGCTCTGGCTTCGCCTTTTTCCAGGTAGTACACCCAGCCGCTTACCTCAGTAAACTGCATGCGGCGCAGGAGCTTCAGGTAACGCTGCACCCTTTTTTCGTGGGCGGGCTGGGGTGCCTCTACCCGAAAATCAATGGCGATAGTAACAGAACCTGCAGTTATTACCCTATCGGGGCGCAGCAGGTAACCGGTGGTATTGAGGAGCGGGAGCTCTGTGCGCACCTCCCACCGGGGCTGAAACCACTGGCCGGCTACAGGATGGCTGAAGAGTGCCTGCATTTGATTTCTGACGGCCGGTATTTCCTGCCGGTTTACCATGCCCTCATAATAAATATTCTCCAGAGCACGCTCCAGATCTTCAGGCTGGCGTATCTGCCGCAGCAGGCTGTGCAGGGTACGGCTCCAGTTGATGCGTGCTGCAGAATTTTCGTCTGTAGCCAGCACCAAACTTGCATTGCGTTTGCGCACAGTCAGGCGGCTCCGCCAGCGGGTGCTTAGGTATTGACCAAGGGCAAAGGAATCTTCGCCGCCTTTTTTCTCCCGTGTTACGACCTGTTCCAGTACTCCGTTTTCATATATATTGCTGCTTTCTTGCCAGCCTTCCGGTAGGGATAACAGTGGCTCATGATAGAGTTCGGTAATGCCAGAGGCTTGCATTTCGCCACGCAGCAGGCGGTAGAGCATGCCGTTAACAGCATCGGCCCGGGGAATGCTTTGCCCCTTGGATATTTTGGGCAGGGGGGTCCATGCAAACAGGGCTTCCTCTGCACGGGTAAAGGCTACGTACAGCAGGTTCAGGTTGTCTAAATAAGCCTGTATCAGTTCGCGGAAGTACTGCTCCCGGAAAACGGTTTGCTCCAGCCGGGAGGAGTAACGCACCGGTAGTGCCTCCAGTTCCTGCAGGGGGTGCATCTGGCTGCTTGCCCAGATAAAGTTATTGGCATTGGGCTTGTGATTAAGCTCCCACTGGCAATAGGGCATCAAGACTGCCCGGAACTGCAGGCCTTTGCTGGTATGCACGGTGTAAATGCGGATGGCATCCAGCGATTCGCTCACCTGCACGGTATGCTTATGACCTGTTTCGTCCCACCAGTTCAGGAAAGTGTCAATGTCTCCTTTTTCTTCGCCGCTGTACTGCAGCACAGCATCCTGGAAGGCCTGCAGGTAGCCCCATTCACCAGGCAGCTGGTTAAGGCTAAAGAGCATAATGAGTGTTTCCACCATTTCATAGAGTGGCAGTTTGGTCAGGTAGGCCCGCTTGCGCAGAAATTCCGGGGGCAGGTACGCCTGCAGAGCTTCTTCGTCTCCTGCACAGGCCCGGAATAGCTGGTGCAGGTCCAGCTGGGCTGGCTTTAGTATGTAGCGCTGGTAGTCGTAGGCCATGTTGGTGCGGGCAACGGCATTTTGTGCATTGTGCAGGTAGCGCAGCACATTCAGGAGCAGGCATACCGAGGCGGCATTGCTCAGGAAAAGCGAGTCGCTGGAGATTACACGATAATTGTAAGGGTTGCCGTCTGCTTTGTCTTCTTCGGCCTGCATCAGCACATTGGCCAGTTCCTGGCCTTCGCGGTTGCTGCGCACCAGCAGGGCAATGTCGCGGGCTTTATAGCCTTTTTGCTGCAGCTCTTCTATGGTGCTGAGCATGGCTTGCTGAGCCTGTTCCTTCCAGCTTCCTTCTTCTTCGTCGGCTTCCAGAAAGTTGATTTTTACCAGGCCGCAGGGGTTATCAGACTTATTCTCCGGGTAGGTTTGGGTAACCTCGGCATAGGCAGCGGCAATATTGCGGGCTTCAAACTCCAGTGCATTCAGCTCTTTATTATCGGCTACTTCGGCAAATTTGCTGCTGCAGATCTCCTTTAGCTCCCAGGCTGCCTGGAAAAACAGGCTGTTGTTGAAGTCGATGATCTGCCGGCAGCTGCGAAAGTTATGGTTAAGGTTTACATGCTCGGTATTTTCGGGGCCAATGTCGAGCGCAATACGGTTCAGGAGCAGCTTCCAGTCGCCGCCACGCCAGCGGTAAATGCTTTGCTTGATATCGCCCACCACCAGGTTGCGGTTGCCTGAGGCTACTGAGTTGGCAACCAGTGGCCTGAAGTTATCCCACTGAAAGCCGCTGGTATCCTGAAACTCATCGATCAGGAAATGGAGATAGCGGGTGCCGGTTTTTTCGTAGATAAAGGGGGCTTCGTTTTCGCCGATGATGTCTTTCAGGAAAACAGCAGCATCGGAAATGAGCAGCAGGTCATTATCTTCGCGGTACTTGCTAAGCACAGCTGTGAGATGCGCCAGAATACCCAGGGTGTATATAAACCGGAGTACTTCTTTGGCAGTGTTGTATTTCTCATAGCCATCATCATACAAGGCTAAGGCATCCTGCATGAGGGGTTGTAGTCCTTCCAGGGCAACAGATAGTACATAATCACGCTGCTTATTGCTTTTGCTGGCCCATTTTTCCGGATCGAGCAGCACCTCACGGGCGCGGCTGCCGGGCTCGTATTTGCCGTTTTCTTTCAGAATGTTGCTGAAATAGTTGGCAGGCCCACTGCGGCCGTAGGCAAAATCTTCCGTCTGAAGGCCGCGGTCCTTTATGAATGTAAGGGCAGAGCGGCCCAACTCATCCATTTGCTGCTCGAAAGCAACTCTTAGATCTTTAAGCTGGCCTAATACTTTCAGGAGGGTTTTCTCGTCGTGAGCAATCCGGTTAAGGCTTTTTTCGTGCGCCTTATAGCTCTCGGTAAAAATTTCGCCGGCCAGTGTACGGATGCTGCGGCGGATGTCCCAGGTTTTGCCTTCGTCTATTTGTTCTTCGGCAAACTGGGTAAGCCAGCGGGTCAGGTGTTTATCAACGCCTACACCTGCCAGTACGCGGTCTATCAGATCGTCGAGCACTTTTTGCTGATCTAATTCAACTTTAAAGCCAGCCCGCAAACCTATTTCTTTTGCAAAGGAGCGGATAATGCGCTGAAAGAAGCTGTCGATGGTGCTGACGGCAAAGTGGGAGTAATTGTGCAGGATAGACGAAAGCACCTGCTCCGCTCTTTTCTGAAGTGCTGCTTCGGAAAGCTGCGTGAGGGCCATCAGCTCCTGGCGCATGGAGTGGGGTTTGCCCCCGGCCAGCTCGTGCAGGGTTTCTACAATACGACTTTTCATTTCCTGGGTGGCCTTATTGGTAAAGGTTACGGCCAGGATGCTGCGAAAGTAATCCGGACTCTGCAGAGCCAGAGAAAGGTACTCCCGTGTGAGGGTGTATGTTTTACCGGATCCGGCAGAGGAGCGGTATATTTTAAAGTTTTTGGTAGCGGCTTGCACAGTATTTATAGGTCAGCTCACTAAGATAAAGATTAGTGATGAGTACTCTGCGTTGCAGCTCCATAAAAAAGGGAGGAGCAGCCGGTTTTATGGGTGGTGCAGATTGGGTATGAGCATGATAGCTAAAAGACCAGGTCGATATTCAGAACATGACGAAAGTACTGTTTGGGAGATGGATCTGACTGTATGATTTTCATCTGCCCTGCAAGAATTTTATTTAAAGTTATGGTTGAAGCTTAATATTGGATTATTCTGTTCTTAACTCTGAAATATGAGTTTAATTCAATTCATACGATTGCACTCAGTGCGTTTCCCGAATACATGATATTGGTCATTTTGTAACCACTCTAACTATCATGTTTCCAACCAATTTTCATCATGTTCCGGGGGGGTAGGCTGGTATACATTTGTATTAACAAAGCGGCTAAGCCGCAGCGAAATACAAACAAAACACTTACTACCATGAAAAGATCAATAACACTCCTAATCCTTATGCTACTTCCAGTTTGGGTAATGGCTCAGGAAAGCTTCAAAATATCGCCCAAAAGCACAGTACAGGTAGAGGGTACTTCTACCATGCACGACTGGACAATGACAAGCAGTGCTGTACAGGGTACT of the Flammeovirgaceae bacterium 311 genome contains:
- a CDS encoding YceI-like protein (COG2353 Uncharacterized conserved protein), producing MKSLKLFIVLLLIPLQAVFADYGKEWLVTDKSQLTISGSSNVNEFQCMSLYYAGGNTLYETWDVVSKKPVISGLVSLKATSFDCNNKIMTQDMQKTIRADKYPQVKVHFLSLERTPSKDKYQKVKGVVEICLAGVSRQYEISATFEELGKNKALLAGSLEFNLTDFNIEPPTKMMGAIKVKDCFTIDYNLELKSIDTTLQ
- a CDS encoding hypothetical protein (COG0477 Permeases of the major facilitator superfamily), with product MDLKKRLIYLMAIIIMIGLGLSTRIFSDALPYFVSHHFGDALWAAMVYFGFRTLWPFKSLLFSALLSLSFSFLIEFSQLYRAEWIDAVRASTLGALVLGKGFLWIDLLRYTAGVMFAWSLDLYLSGLSRNTIATGGKSALNPKERLQ
- a CDS encoding hypothetical protein (COG3893 Inactivated superfamily I helicase), with protein sequence MQTFLEELAADILKNHAANMDELTLVFPNRRAGLFFQQYLARQLDKPVWSPAVLTLEEFVQSLSTQKKADTLLLVFELFEIYKRLVLTEESFDKFFFWGEMLLNDFDAVDKHLVDARLLFTNISEINEMGDALDFLSPEQIQVVQEFWQSFGTSRSRQQQEFIAVWDILPKVYEQYRQRLQTTGIGYDGMLYREVAEAAAAHTLDHPFQQIVFAGFNALNPAEEKILAYFVKHENASIYWDTDAYYMLDERQEAGTYLRKWARSSTFGASFPEEHPSHLKYNNKSIELIGVPLEVGQAKAMGEKLLHCLQGQQGIELQKTAIVLPNEYMLFPVLHSIPESYQDCRGSRHPIDNINVTMGYPLRSTPLYSLIELMVELQAASSGEGKSVVFHYRTVLALLRHPYLYYYNTELARKNIQKIEAKNKVYLKPSTLEEGNEALYAALFRNISGIQPMFDYLLQVLELINESINEENYEFPTLEQEYIYQFFTHLKRLRELVQQQRLDLQMPVFLKLLRQIVQEQRLPFTGEPLSGLQIMGVLETRQLDFDNLFILSMNEGSFPPAPSHGSFIPYNLRRGYGLPTFDQEDALYAYYFYRMIQRAKHVHIFYNTSSAYGLKGERSRLLYQLLYESGLKVVQQVLTHPLQLAKALPLEIPKTDGVREILQQHLAAFGEAPERRFTPSALNTYLDCSLRFYFKYVANIQEPDEVQEEVDPAVFGNLVHRAMELLYKDHITAKGGNSLMEVRDLVMLHKKLPEVVDRAFAEHYGLALPLQLEGRNLIIRGIVEKLGRAILKCDEEYAPFEIVALESESRFRGEGRETNRYRMEVPIAVNGSRQYVGMKGIIDRIDRKDDKVRILDYKTGQDEKRFESLESLFDRENDRRNKAAMQTMLYSLLYLNVNPQEEGRIIPGLYNSRELFSAGFDVLLQIKGERGYQPVRDIRPYEEAYQVQLVKLLEEIFDPALPFTQTDNLRKCEYCTYRGMCHR